In the genome of Arvicola amphibius chromosome 2, mArvAmp1.2, whole genome shotgun sequence, the window gcctctgcatgcacttgctgcacatacttacatgcaggcaaaacactcatcaacataaaaaataattttaataagaatattaatttttgtttttcttgaaatcATGATCTTTCCGTTGTCACAATTTCTCTGACTTTGTCATTTGACAGGAGGTTCCGTGATTTCTTGTTAGCGTCATGATGGCTTTGTGTCTCTAGGCTTGTGTTCTTAGCTTTTCAGTGGCCCGCAGAGGGGGCAGTCAGCTTTTGAGTAACACCCGCCTCTGCAGTGCTGCCTCTCAATGGTCTGCCTTTTCCAGGTGAAGATTGTATCGATGAATGAGAATGTGGTTCTTAGATCGGCCCTGGATAAGAACCTGAAGAGCGCGGTGACCACCGCCTGCCTCATGCTCCCTGAAAGCTTCTCTGAGGAAGACCTCTTCATAGAGATTGCTGGGCTCTCCTACTCAGGTTTGTACAGTGCGCGCCCAGACCTTCCCCAGGGAGACTTCCAGAGAGTTTACGGTACCAGCTCCATTCCCGGACAGCTGTTCATATATTTGGGGTGTGGCCCAAGCACAATTATTTCCAGCCAATTTGTGGATAATGGGTGCCCTTCCAAGGGTCCCAGTTTGAGAACCTCTGTCTACTGGTGTTCACCGTACTGCCCCGCCCCACCTGCTATTTGGAACTATGTCCCACTGCCATGTCCCCTTGAGGCCGCACATCCCAGTTTGTTTCCCAAGAGTAGGAGATTGTCTTCATGCCGGCCGTGCTCTCTGCCTCGTGCACCGTCTGCGTGCATGAAGCGTGGGCACAGAACCTGCTGCTTCTCACGCCCTTATTCACCACCGCTTCACACACCCTTCACACTGCTCTTCACTGTTCCAGGGACAGAGTGGCTGGTGCTCCAGTCCTCTTCTTCCTGGACGTGAACTATTTGTGTTATTTGTCTAAATGCTCACTTACTTTTTTTTCAACCAACTGTGTCCCTCAGTCTTGGCAAAgcttccctgccccccccccccaagtcaaGAGGGTAGCAGAGAGAGCAGACCCCTGAGCCTCACCCTAGCTATTGAGCACAGTGAGCTTCCGTGCAAGCTTTCCTTTACAAGGAACAATAGCGAGCCCCCAGCATGTGCTTGGCTCGGGTTCTATCCcagcaccacatgcatacacagatcTTATTGACAGAAATGATGCTTTCAAAAAGGGCTTTGTGGCCAgtggatgactcagtgggtaagggcgtCTGCCACAGAGCTTGATGATATAAGACCTAcgtggtgggaagagagaaccaattctggTGAGttgttcccttctctctctctctctccacacacacaaacgcacacgcgcacacacactacataaatttaaaatgtaattatttatttattattttcgtGAGGGCTGAGAGTATAGCCAGAGGCAGAGTGCTTGATTCACACAAgcaaggcctgggttcaatccccagaaccacaaaaaaaaaaaaagacttgaaaatgACTCTCTTAAATAAATACCGTTTCCTGGTGTTTAAGCTCAGGAACCCTGCCTGCACAGCAGTGGTGCACTCATTCTCTGAAGCCCCGCGCAGATAAGGTTTCGTGGAAATGTAATGCCTTGAGGGACTCCGGAGGCCTCGGTCTCCAGTCTTCTTCTGAAACCTCGTCCATCACAGCACAACTGTAATTGcagctggagagaaaggaaatgggcTCGGTATTGCCTTGGCTGCCTCTCACTTTACCTGGCAGTATCCCACCCcttcaccctccccccccccccacacacacacacacgcacacccgtGAGCGTGCAGAGGCAGAGTGGTCTGGTCGTACACCACATGCAGGGGCCTGGAGCGCTGAGTGGGAGACAGCCTCTGGTTAGCAGTTTCCTTGTCCAAactgctgggaagaaaaagggcccaggtcctctgtgcctggctgtgTCTGATGCAGGACTCCTGTCTTTGGCCCACAACATTGCAATCACTCCATTGTTCCCATAAAATCAATGTCACCATCATGCTGGGTGGATTCTGGGAGTAGTTATATATAAATGTTGAAACTTGACTGAATTTATCAAATTATATAACAATTTTCATCTAtctatgggctttttttttttttttttttttttttttttttttttttttttgcccctggGAATAGAGCttagggcctcctgcatgctgaaCAACATACTCTAACACTGAACCGAACCCCAGGCTCTAaccttttagtgtgtgtgtgtgtgtgtgtgtgtgtattttggtttttggggttttgtttttttttggggggtatttttttcaagacaaggtttctctgtagctttggtgcctgtcctggaactagctcttgtagaccagggtggcctcgaactcacagagatctgcctcccgagtgctgggattaaaagtgtgcgtcTCCACTGccctacaaatatatatatatatatatatatatattgttttgagacaaggtctcctgtaacaccagctggccttgaacttgctttgcagctgaggatgacctttaacttttgcaccacctgcctctacctcctgggattacaggtgggtacCATCATCCCTGAACAACCATTTTCTTAAGTGAATATTCAAACTGCCATGAACCTGAGCTGGATTTTCTTCTGGAAGTAAAGGATCTAGCTGTCCATGAAAACCTCATCATGGATCCCCTCGGGCAGTGTAGTGAAAGGCTCCACTTCCTCCTGGCTCTTCAGGGCTCATTTTGAGAACCCAGTGTCCTTGAGTTGCTCAGATTCTATCCTCTGGACAAATACCCAAATCTCCCAAGATTTCAGATTGTTCCAGCATTTATATTGCTCCATTTTATAGTCTTCCAAGTTGAAAGCTGTGAAATTTAATGTTTTtcagaaaggggggggggtgcagggGCCGACCTGTCTGTGGTTGCACAGGTTCCTGCCAGTACTTACTGGCAAGGGCAAGTTCTGCCAGTATTGGCAGGAATAGTAATAAGCTTGTACACTGATGACCACTTTGCTGGCAACATTCATGTAAATGGCAGGTAAGGAAGGAGTAGGTAGAGAGAGGCGCCTGGCCTTAAGTTGTTCTGATAACTGACAGAAGAGTTCTCATGAATGGTGGGATCACCTTGAACTTTCTTATGTaggcttaaaatattaaaatgactagTTTCATAAATGGAGTTTTCTggcctgcctggtcccacagccaattcagtaataataaaacaattataaactgtttgacctattagcttaggcttattataactagctcttacaacttaaattaacccataattcttgtctatgttagtcacgtggcttgataccttttatcagtgaggcattctcatctggcttcttctgcatctggctggtgactgaccctgcctttcctcttccctgaattctctTACTCTGGTTGTCCAGTACCCCCAGCCTGGGTACAGGTCTCTGACCTGTGCCGGCATCCCCAGCATCTCCCCTACTTTTGCTCTGTTTCACTTTCTGATCAGACCTGGGCGTGGgtcttaattttttatctttagcCTTCATTCCAACAACTAGGatgagatttaaaacaaaacaaaacaaacaaaaaaccagcttttttgccgtgtgtgtgtgtgtgtgtgtgtgtgtgtgtgtgtgtgtgtgtcgtgcatgtgcacgcacagaCTgtaggatctgaacccaggtctcgTGCCCACTCTGCAGATGCTGGACCCTTGTGTGTCTGCCAGCTATGCCTCACTCCCACACACTAGGTGCTCAGTCAGTGTCTGAGGATGGACAGAAGCCATTTTTGTGGCGAGTTGGCCTGAACTGTAGGGGAGCTTGGGTCTTTATTCCTGCTGTGCTCAGCTGTGTTGCGTTTGTCTAAAGTATGAAGGGGAAACATGCCTGTCGGCAGCCCCTCAGCCTTCCCTGCTCGTTTCTCATGTCAGCCAAGGGTATCGTTTCTCATGTCAGCCAGGGTAGTATCTTTTCTGCAGCTGAGGAAAAACCTTCCAGAGTTTGAGCCACCTCCTGAAACACTGCTTTAGttatttctgttaaaataaacTTGTGTccacttgtagaagaatgaaattgggTCCCTAAGTCGCACCCtatacaaaattaattcaaactGGATCTTTGACCTAAGAATTAATGTACAAGGTAAACCTGTAAAGCTCTTAAATTTGGGATTAGGAAATGGTTTCTGAGATTACACCAAGAGCTGaaatagcaaagaagaaaaacaaacaaaaatattatcccagcactcaggaggcagaagcaggtggggtCCCTcagagtttgagatcagcctggtctacagagtgagttcttgaCCAACCAAGATATGTGATGAGAGTTTGTTACAAAAAAAGGAACCATATTAAGAAATTTAATGCACTATAAATAATAGTATAATCCCAAGAGgtgaaaagacaaatgaaattgAATGTTGTTTCAAAAATCACGTTTTTGAGAACAGACCAGTGTCTTTAGAATTCCAGCAAAAAAATTATCCAAATTAAAAGCAGGCCAAGTCTCAGAATGGGCATGTCCTTGGGGAAGAAGTGTGAAGTTTCAGCAGGCCCACGGGTGGTCAGCCATCACCATGAGGGATCAGCAGAGCCAGGCACTGCCTTCAACCTTAAGACAGTGTAATTGAAAGGAGGCTGCCAGTTATGgcttgtggtggcacatgccagtagaatttgctgaaggaggcaggagacaagaggatcacaagttcaaggccagcctgggctacacattttaaaatcaggtggtggtggcatgtgcctttaattccagcactgaggaggcagagggaggcagatctctgtgagttcaagatcagcctggtctacagagcctaccgagctagttccagaacagccaaggctattaaacagagaaaccctgtgtcaagaaagagaaaaggggggggggggcaggaagaaaaaggaggcaaGAATGAGTGCTAATGAGTGGAGACTGGCGCCTTCCTGGTTGCCGATGGGAGTATGAAATGGTACAGAATGCACTTCTCCAGAGTACTGAGTGTGTTAGCAGGACCCCGAGTCTACTCCCAAGTGTGTAACTCAAGATAAACGAAAACACGCTTAGCTGAAAATTTCTCTGAATGTCACAACATCCTTCATAATGAATAGCCTAAAAGTTGAGATAACCCGACATCCATCAACTAAAATGGGTAGATAAAATTGGTACATCTTCACAATACAGTTACAGACAACACgtataataaaacattttgctGAAGTTGTGTAAGACCACAGGCAGTGGTTCCACGTGAGCCGGAGGGACTGAGAATGCAGCCCAGTAGGAGAGCAGTTGCCTAGCGTGCATAAATCCTGGGCTTGTTCCTAAAGGAAGGAGGAGCCAGGAATGGAGGGGCACAGATGGAACCCCAGAAATTGACAGGCcaaggcagggggatcatgagttccaggccggtCTGAGCTGGGTAGCTGGTAAGGGAAAGCTATGGAGACAGTCAACTTCTGCCTGAGGCTTGCGTAGGGGCGACAGGAGATGGTGGGTGGTTATTAATTGCATGGGGTTTTTGTGCGGTGTTTGTTGTGATGGCTTCATTTTGCTTAGACATATTAAAAACATTTGCTTAGTGTACCATAAATGGATGAATTGTCTGGCGTGTGAGCTCAGAAACTTTGAAAAGTGGACGttttatttttgtcacagcagATCCTAgacacagccacacagacacaaCCTGCACTGAAACCTGTGCATGTTGCTTGCTGCATGGAGTAGGGTCTGTGTCTCTTCAGTGCCCAGTGTGGCTTGTGGTACTTGGTAGCACCCAAATATTCATTGTACTGAAATGACATTGGTCCTGCGGTTAGTTTGAAAGGGCAAAAGTAACCAGTAGTTGTGACTTTAGACTAAGGACTTGGTCTACCCACTGTCCTTTCCCTACCAATAGTATCTACTATGAGGCCACCGGTATACAGTCCTGGAGACTCCACCATGAAGTCCTAGCCTAAAAGGCCACGGTCAGATAGTTTCAGTCCTTTTTCCTCACAGTAGAGACTGCACCCCAACATGAGCCTGGTAGGGGTCACACTACACTCTGTCTATTGTAGATAGTTTTGCACTTTTACTTTTTCCCAACAAGCCAACAGTTTACTCAAGGAAATTCAACTATGCAGGCCATAGCCTCTTAGAATCCTTCTCCCCCCAAGAAAAGGAATTGGCAAAGACAATATGGGTTCGGATATAATTGTCACAGTGCACTCATTAACCCCAGAAGTGACCTTTTGAGTGACAGGTTCTCCCATCCTACTCCCGAGGGCCTCCTTAGCAAATGTGGTGTCTGTCTGCCCCATGCGGGCTGCACCCCTCTCATGGCACTTCACCTGGAAGCCCTACTGTTCTGTCCTGGCAGCACCAGGATGTAGCCCAGAGCCTTGTGCCAACCAGGAACATGCTCTACCCCTGAGGCGCATACCCTCCCCACCCAGCAGCCTCTTGCATTCACCCAGATGGCCCATTTTATGGCTCTTCCCTCTGGGGCTGCCCAATCATCCTCAGTGGCCAAGGAGTCACTTCTCGTTAGCTTCCAAAGCTGTTGCAGTGGGTCTGGTGGCATGTGCCTAGAACCCCCAGCAGACCAGGGGGGGTCAAGAGTTGAAGGCCAACtcgggctacataacaagttctaggccagcgtGGGCTTATATGAGGCCTTgactcaaaaagtcaaaagtaaACAAAGTAGAAGttgctctttctccttcagagTAATTTTTTTGCCCAAAATTCATCCTGTTGCAAATATTGcatccttcatttctttccacttaaattttttaaagattcgtTTTCTGTGAAGgagttgttttgcctgcatgtgtgtcttctgTGTTCATGCTGTGCTCTTAGAAGCCAGAGATGGTGTCAAATCCGCCAGATCTGGAGCTACAGGTTTTGAACTgtcacttgggtgctgggaacctaaagTCAACAACTGGCCACAGGCGAGTTTCCATGTTTGCCAGCAGAAAGGTTTCTTTAGTGGAAAAACAAGCTTTGATGACCAGGCCGGTGACCTCATGTGAGAGGATCACTGGACGGCAGCTGATATACAGGACTCTGTGACTTCAGACGTTCTTTTCCCCTAAACTCTCAAATCCCTTGTGTACCGTGATagccattttaaaaagaaggtgtTCTGCTGAGGGATCCTGCCATGCTGTCCAGTGGGCCACAGTTGTTCGTGGATCAGGACGGGAGTTCTTCTTGAAGACTGACTTCTCTGGTTGTTTTGACTAGGTGACTTTCGCATGGTGATTGGCGAGGAAAAAGCAAAAGTCTTGAACATTGTGAAGCCCAACGTACCCCATTTCCGAGAGCTCTATGGGAACATATTACAGGAGGACCCCCAGGTGGTGTACAAAATGCAGCAAGGCCGACTAGAGGTGAGCTGTACGCGCCCCGACACCCACACTACCAAAGGAAGAGCTAGGATTTGTTTATGCGTTCATTATTTATTGATGTTTTCTGGGATGGTAGTAATGGAACCTGTGCCTCACACATCCTAGACAAGTAGtctatcactgaactacatccaGCCTTCTTGGGACTTCTTATCTTGAGGCAGTGTCTTTTCAAGTCGCTCTgggtggttttgaactcactcCACTACTGGAAGCCTTGAACCTGGCAATCTTCTACCTtagcacctcccccccccccccccccccccccccccccgcaagaaGCCAGAGTTACAGGCCAGCTCACGAGGCTGGTGGCAAGAACtatctttttttcctgttactaATTTGTTTAAGCTAATGAAAGGAACGTGTTCATTGATATTTTCATGCATGTCCGTCCTTAGACTTGTTCTCGTCACACCTCAGCCCTCTGAGTGCCCTGGCCCACTCTGACCTGTTCTCTTTTGTCAACATTCTGCTTTTGATTGAATGCGTCCCATTACCCTCCctacttcctctccctcttttctagTGAGGCTACCTTATTTCCCGTATGTCCAGCcctgtccattttcctgcagttgccatggtttcatttttctttacagttccATTGTGTATCTGTGCCacgtcttcttttcttttgagttatTTTGGACAGTCAGTGGTAGTCCAGGCTGTTTACTTCAACTCCCtctgtaaccaaggatgaccctAAGTTCCCGATTCTCCTGAAGGTCAGaattcaggcatgtgccaccgtgccccATTTATATAGGGATAGAGCTTGAACCCGGGGCTTGCTGCATGCTGGGTCTGCATCCCAGCCCTGCACCATGCTCtctccatccattcatctgttggtgaACAGCAAACCtggttctgtttcctggctgttaGGAATAGTGCAGACGGCTGAGCCAAAGGCTCCTGTGGCGTGTTTACTTAGACCCCTTTAGGTCATGCCAGGGAGTTAAGACAGAGCCAggtcttttgagaactgtctgttaaTTCATTAGACCATTTGTGACTATTCTGTCACCATGTTGCTTACCAGGTGACATTAATGCCATTTAATTTactggactggcaagatggctccaaGAGTAAAGATCTCTTCCAAGCCTGACTCCACCAGTCATCTCTGGCCCCTGAACACCCAACGTGGCATGTTTGCCCATACCCATAAATAActaaatgtaatttttgttttttaaagaaaaagaagggagggacattctGCCTTTGGTGTTGTAGACAGATGTAACATACAGAATATCCAGGTTTCTGGCTTCCTTCAAATGTCTCCTCAGGAGGGTTGTAAACATGAGTCCATCCCTGAGGCAAACCCCAAGGTATAACTTGTTTCTTTGAAAGTAACTGTGAACTGATTCTTATCCTCCTTCCCAGCAGGAATGGAGAACAGTCCATTGGTTCCTGTCAGTCACAGCCATGACTCTCCTGAGCTCCCCTCAGATAATTACCACACCTGGTGCTGAGAGCCCTCGGGATTTCTGTTTGCTCGGGTTTTCAATCATGTGCTGCAACCCACTAGGATTCATTTAGTTCTTCTTATAAAAGCCAGACTTCCTGGGGATGTGACAGAGGCCATCAACACTTTTTCTTTCCTGGGGCCTTCTAGAGAGATGGCACTGTTagggtgatgggggtggggtaggaaagAGACCAGCTTTTTAGTTCgtgaatggggggagggaggcagcagaTTTCCGATCAGTGGGGCAGGCTAGTGGGCTGGAGACCCAGGGAAGCATTGGCGCCGCAGCCTTAAGTCTAGAGGCAGACTACCTGTTTCAAGGACCTTGGGCATTTCTCTTGTAGCCTTCAGCTGACAGAGGAGCCTGCCCCACTCTGATGGAGGGTGATCAGTTGTATTTATACTCACCTGATCTAAATGTTAATTGCCTTAAAAATTCCTTCTCCTCAACATCCGGGCTGGTGTTTGACCAAGTAGCTGAGCACTGAAGATTAATCAAGGAACACAAAACGGCCACCGCACCCCACAttttctgtgtgtacacataacaCCCGTCTCTCCTTCCAGAAGTGTGATTTTACTTTTTCTCACTGCTTTGGCCAGGTGGGGAAGAGCGACAGCCTCTGCCCAGTCTTCCCCAGTGGCAGCTCTGACATCCCTCTGTGGCGTTTGCTCATGGCACTCCTAGTGCCAATCTCAGGTCAGGCGCTTCTGCACCCGAGGGCTCTGGCTCTGTGAGGCTGCTGGGAGCTGAAGGGCCTCAGGATTCTTCCAACTCAGGGAAAACACCAGGTCTTTACCTCGGACCAACCTACCCAAAGAGCAAGTCAGATGAATGccttcatcttttttgtttgatgctattgtttgggacagggtctcactaggtcctagctggcctggaactcactgtgtagaccaggatggccttgaacttacgtGAGGTGAGTGTGGCTCCACATGACTTtgtggagctgattctctcctacCTTGACATGGATCCTAGGGGTGGAGCGCAGGACACCAGGCTGCCCCTGAAGCTGTTCTTTTCCTCGGTGCTAAAATCTAAGCGGTTGTGGAGGTGCTGCTGAGGAGGTGGTGCTGCTTCTACGTGGAGGAGGAGGCTGCGCTCCCATGTAGCTttaatgttgtttatttttaattctaggaGACAAAATATACTGTATCGGGAAACTGGTCTGGTCTCAGCAGTGGGGCTAACTTTTGATTCACCGGTCCCCAGGCATAGTTTTATATCTGTCTTTGCCCTAGAACAGCTTACTGTATTTAGACTGCATTAGAACAGAACCAGCTGGGTGGCTCAGTCATTTGTAACAAGTCATGACAACTAAGTTAAGCCCTTACCTTCTGTGTTCTGGAGGATTCAGAGGGAGGCAGGCCTTTGTCATTTGTGAagtacagcacttgggagacgaGACGGGCCCAGAGCAGGGGCACGAATTCAGATCCCTTTGTCTCATACTCACGTCCCTCACAGCATTCAGAGTGAGGAGGGGAAGCTGAGCCCTGCGTTTGATCTGGACTTGTTAGCTGCAGCCCGCCTCCCTGAGCTGCTGGTTTAAAACAAGTCGAACATGGTAAACTTCAAGTCAGAAACTGATCCTCCAAAGAGGtttctcttggagctggagagatggcttcgtgGTTAagagctgttcttgcagagaacctggatttaattcccagcacctccgTGGTGGCTCAaatctgtctgtaactctgatTCTGAGGGATCTGACACCCAGTTCTGGGCTCTTCAGgaactaggcacacacatggtacacagacatgtgcagtcaaaacaccaatgcataaaataaaataatttttaaaaaaatgtttaagaggCTTCTTTTCTCACAAAGAAGTGGGATATTCTAAAACCAGGGCTGTCCTTTTTAAAGGGACCTGTAATACTGACCATGTAAATACTCAGTTTCTTAACCCACCTGGGGAGGGGTGGTACTTATGTTAGAGGAAGGAAGATCTTATTTAATTACAAATGTGTGCATGGGAGTCCTGTATAGCATGAGACTCTTGTTTGTGGGATTTTTAAATAGAAGCCATGTGTCTGACAGTGTCTAGACTTCAGAGCATTTGCAAAGacgtcatctctctctctctttttcccagaTAGATAAAAGCCCAGAAGGACAGTTCACCCAGCTGATGACATTGCCCAGAACCCTACAGCAGCACATCAATCACATCATGGACCCTCCTGGGAGAAACAGGGATGTGGAGGAGACCTTGCTGCAAGTGGCTCAAGACCCCGACTGTGCTGATGTGGTGCGGCTAGGTGTGTCCACGAGAACGGTGAAAGCCGCCTCTGTCCTTCTGATGCGTTCATTGTTCCTTCCTCCTTGCCTAAGGAGATCAGGAGAGAGATTGTGTCTGGGGAGAGGAAAAACATGAACAATTTGGGGTTTTCAGGATCCTGGGCTCTAAAGCACTTCAGTGATTGAAGTGCAATTCTTTAGGTTTTAGGAATGTAACTTGTAGATGTCGTTTGAAAGATGTGTCTGTCCCTGTGGTGTGAGAACGAAAGACTGATGGCATCTGCAGCTTCTCTCTGACTGGCACCAGGTTCCATCAATCCCCCTGATAGCTCTCAGGCTCTGTTTCTCCGCATTCACCCCAGGACTTCCCTAATGCTCATCAGAATATTCAGATCTGGGTGGTGGGGCTGACCTGTGCTTTCAGCGCTCAGGAAATTTGCCAGTAGTTCATAACCAACTtagactacacagtgaattcaggACCAACCTAGGCTGTAGCAAGGTGaggctctgtctctaaaaacaacagaaaactctCACCCTTTTCTCGAGAGATCCACTTCTCTCTAGGGTAGCAAAGGACAGTAGGAAAGATGTAATTATGAAACTGAAAATGATCCGTGTCTCAAACGAGTCCATTTTCCTGCTTTccctcagtaaatatttattgattggaaatgCGGTTTACAGTAGGAATTTGGAGGGCAACTCACAGCTAACCCGAGACtggctcctctctccctctcaggaACCTGCACCAGGTTTCTAAGTGTGCCCATGTGCTTGCTCCTGTGTGGCTGGGTTGCTGCTGTCCTGAGGCGATGGAAGACTTGGACCCTGTGTCTTAGCATAttctctttatttacttttacacTGGACACTTTTCCCCtagataaaaaagaaactttcttcAACTCTTCTGCATCTTGAAATGCAGAACTAGAAGACataagcagcttttttttttttttttttttttttttttttttttttttttttggtttttcgagacagggtttccctgtagtttctagagcctgtcctggaactagctcttgtagaccaggctggcctcgaactcagagatccgcctgcctctaatTCCTAAGATGACCTTTGAGGATCTCCTGGCGAGCCTCTTGTTTTAAGGCGTCGGAGTTGCACCGCAACCTTTGCCAGTGGTCATGCAGCTGGGCCTGACCCCAGCTGGCTCCACAGTGCCCAGCCCTGTTCTGACACCCTCCTCAGTCACTCCTCCACGAGTTCTGTTGAATAGCTGCAAATGTCTGGTTTTAGATTCTTGAGGGCTGCTACGATGACAGCCATCTGTCTGAGCTTCTCTTGgtatcctttttgtttttgtgttttgcagGAGTCTCATCAATCGTCAGACCTTCAAGCATCAGGCAAAGCACCAAAGGCCTCTTTACTGCTGGTAAGAGCTTTGGAAATAGGCGCCTGTGGTAAACCTGCTGTGTACCCGCTGCCCAGAGTGGCTTCAGCGCTGTGCGTTGAATGCGCATGCGTCTCCCCTGGTGACTGGTGGTGCCGGTGCAGGcctcacacttcacacacacacacacacacacacacacacacacacacacacacacacacacacacacacaccgtcgaCCTGGACACTGCAGTGCCATAGACACAGCTGTGAATACGGTGTGACCTGGACATCTGGCGCTCACTGAGGCGCCTCAGTCCTGCTGAGAGCCCCTGTGTGGGGTTTGCCCTCACATTTCTATAGCGAAGTCATACTGCAAGCACTGCCAAAGCCGCCCTGCAGGGagctccctccccagcccccctCACGGACACCTGCTTCCCTTGCGGTGAGGGATCCGTTCTC includes:
- the Tamm41 gene encoding phosphatidate cytidylyltransferase, mitochondrial; the encoded protein is MAVQALQSSGVGLRRILAHFPEDLSLAFAYGSAVYRQAGPSAHQENPMLDLVFTVDDPVAWHAKNLKKNWSHYSFLKLLGPRIISSVQNNYGAGVYFNPLIMCDGKLIKYGVISTGTLIDDLLNWNNLYIAGRLQKPVKIVSMNENVVLRSALDKNLKSAVTTACLMLPESFSEEDLFIEIAGLSYSGDFRMVIGEEKAKVLNIVKPNVPHFRELYGNILQEDPQVVYKMQQGRLEIDKSPEGQFTQLMTLPRTLQQHINHIMDPPGRNRDVEETLLQVAQDPDCADVVRLGVSSIVRPSSIRQSTKGLFTAGVKKSVIYSSRKLNKMWKGWLRKTP